A section of the Cryobacterium soli genome encodes:
- a CDS encoding ATP-binding cassette domain-containing protein, protein MTEPLLDVKNVVVEYPIKGFRKDPFRALKGVSLDIRPGETVGLVGESGSGKTTLGRAVLGLAPVTGGEIRYRGQDIAHAGRRQRKALASEIQVVFQDPYTSLNPSLTIEQILVEPLTVRNVAKKDASKRVLDLLDQVGLPSNAADRLPREFSGGQRQRIAIARALALDPRLIVCDEPVSALDLSTQARVLDLFKQIQERTGVAYLFVSHDLAVVRHLSHRVAVMYHGEIVEWGAGDQVTSDPVHPYTQRLFLAAPVPDPDRQEQRRAVRQRLAAEQRLQAEPTVA, encoded by the coding sequence ATGACCGAGCCTCTCCTCGACGTGAAGAACGTCGTCGTCGAATACCCGATCAAGGGATTCCGCAAGGACCCGTTCCGGGCCCTCAAGGGTGTGTCCCTCGACATCCGCCCCGGCGAGACCGTGGGGCTCGTCGGTGAGTCCGGTTCCGGCAAGACCACCCTGGGCCGCGCCGTCCTGGGCCTCGCACCGGTCACCGGGGGAGAGATCCGCTACCGCGGCCAGGACATCGCGCACGCCGGCCGCCGGCAGCGGAAGGCCCTGGCCAGCGAGATCCAGGTGGTCTTCCAGGACCCGTACACGTCGCTGAACCCGAGCCTGACCATCGAACAGATCCTGGTGGAGCCGCTCACCGTGCGGAACGTCGCCAAGAAGGACGCCTCCAAGCGCGTCCTCGACCTGCTCGACCAGGTGGGCCTGCCCAGCAACGCCGCCGACCGGCTGCCCCGGGAGTTCTCCGGCGGCCAGCGGCAGCGCATCGCCATCGCCAGGGCCCTGGCCCTCGACCCGCGGCTGATCGTCTGCGACGAACCGGTCTCGGCGCTCGACCTCTCCACCCAGGCGCGGGTGCTCGACCTGTTCAAGCAGATCCAGGAGCGCACCGGGGTGGCCTACCTGTTCGTCTCGCACGACCTCGCCGTCGTGCGGCACCTCAGCCACCGGGTCGCCGTGATGTACCACGGTGAGATCGTGGAGTGGGGCGCCGGCGACCAGGTCACCAGCGACCCGGTGCACCCGTACACCCAGCGGCTCTTCCTGGCCGCGCCCGTGCCCGACCCCGACCGGCAGGAGCAACGGCGGGCGGTGCGGCAGCGCCTCGCCGCCGAACAGCGGCTCCAGGCCGAGCCGACGGTGGCCTGA
- a CDS encoding beta-galactosidase: MAAPDEHTTAFEGIRFGAAYYHEYQPSPRLDADLDLMQEAGFTVIRVGESVWSTWEPEPGVFDLDWLQPVLDGAHARGIGVILGTPTYAIPMWMKRLHPEVAGDSATGTPNHWGMRQEMDFTNPTFLFYAERIIRTIIARYADHPAVIGFQVDNEPGIRLLYNEGVFQRFTDELRHTYGDVQTLNREWGLVYWSHKLSTWADLWRPDGNFQPQYDLAWRRFQAKLVTEYIGWQADIVREYAAPQQFVTTCISYDQLGVEDVNLSANLEIASGNAYYEGEASLAHPSTDERSADWIVKGTWALYHLADVMYSSKQGPFLVTETNAASIGFSQLNFSPYDGQWRQAAWALVSRGASMIEYWHWHSLHFGAETYWGGVLPHSQKPGRTYREIARLGSEFAAAGAVVARARPDYDVAVLYDSDSKFALSAQAPFSAPGQYFDPDSYRRIIAAFVRGAFDAGLQTRLVRPQQIFPGRVTAGVDQLEDGDAASFANRYPVLLVPGFFTAADAELDWLDAYAAAGGHLVLGPRSAYADREGRARQDVQPARLAEAAGAWYDEFATLPEPVPVTDAGGGLVLRPGSAATAWLDGLTPTGADALVGYEHPHFGRWAAVTSRVHGIGRVTVVGTVPNQALAHSLAAWLVPEPVAGWTGLPESVTVTTSSAPDGSRVYFVHNWSWTPATLTAPAQLSDLISGSALDHGSTVELGAWDVRVFTDSAAE, encoded by the coding sequence ATGGCCGCACCCGACGAGCACACCACTGCGTTCGAGGGCATCCGCTTCGGCGCCGCCTACTATCACGAGTACCAGCCGAGCCCCCGGCTGGATGCCGACCTCGACCTCATGCAGGAGGCCGGCTTCACGGTCATCCGGGTCGGTGAATCCGTCTGGTCCACCTGGGAGCCCGAGCCCGGCGTCTTCGACCTGGACTGGTTGCAGCCCGTGCTCGACGGCGCCCACGCGCGGGGGATCGGGGTCATCCTCGGCACCCCCACCTATGCCATCCCGATGTGGATGAAACGGCTGCACCCCGAGGTGGCCGGCGATTCGGCCACCGGCACCCCCAACCACTGGGGCATGCGGCAGGAGATGGACTTCACCAACCCCACGTTCCTGTTCTATGCCGAGCGCATCATCCGCACCATCATCGCCCGCTACGCCGACCACCCCGCGGTGATCGGTTTCCAGGTGGACAACGAGCCCGGCATCCGGCTGCTCTACAACGAGGGCGTGTTCCAGCGGTTCACCGACGAACTGCGCCATACCTATGGCGACGTTCAGACCCTCAACCGCGAGTGGGGACTGGTCTACTGGTCGCACAAGCTGTCCACCTGGGCCGACCTCTGGCGGCCCGACGGCAACTTCCAGCCGCAGTACGACCTGGCCTGGCGCCGGTTCCAGGCCAAGCTGGTCACCGAGTACATCGGCTGGCAGGCCGACATCGTGCGCGAGTACGCGGCCCCGCAGCAGTTCGTCACCACCTGCATCTCCTATGACCAGCTCGGCGTCGAAGACGTGAACCTGTCGGCGAACCTCGAGATCGCCAGCGGCAACGCCTACTACGAGGGGGAGGCGTCGCTCGCGCACCCGTCGACCGACGAGAGAAGCGCCGACTGGATCGTGAAGGGCACCTGGGCGCTCTATCACCTGGCCGACGTGATGTACTCGTCGAAGCAGGGCCCGTTCCTGGTCACCGAGACGAACGCCGCGTCGATCGGGTTCTCCCAGCTCAACTTCTCGCCCTACGACGGCCAGTGGCGTCAGGCCGCGTGGGCGCTGGTGTCCCGCGGCGCGAGCATGATCGAATACTGGCACTGGCATTCCCTGCACTTCGGCGCGGAGACCTATTGGGGCGGTGTGCTGCCGCACAGCCAGAAACCCGGCCGCACCTACCGGGAGATCGCCCGGCTCGGCAGCGAGTTCGCCGCGGCCGGCGCCGTGGTGGCGCGCGCCCGACCCGACTACGACGTGGCCGTGCTCTACGACTCGGACAGCAAGTTCGCGCTGTCGGCGCAGGCCCCGTTCTCGGCGCCCGGGCAGTACTTCGACCCTGACTCCTACCGGCGCATCATCGCCGCCTTCGTGCGCGGCGCCTTCGATGCCGGGCTGCAGACCCGGCTGGTGCGCCCGCAACAGATCTTCCCCGGTCGTGTCACGGCCGGGGTCGACCAACTCGAAGACGGTGACGCGGCCTCGTTCGCCAACCGCTATCCGGTGCTGCTCGTTCCGGGGTTCTTCACCGCCGCGGATGCCGAGCTGGACTGGCTCGACGCCTATGCGGCCGCCGGCGGGCACCTGGTGCTCGGCCCGCGGTCGGCGTACGCCGACCGGGAGGGCCGCGCCCGCCAGGACGTGCAGCCGGCCCGGCTGGCCGAGGCCGCGGGCGCCTGGTACGACGAGTTCGCCACGCTGCCCGAACCGGTCCCAGTGACGGATGCCGGCGGCGGCCTGGTGCTGCGGCCCGGCTCCGCCGCCACTGCCTGGCTCGACGGCCTCACCCCCACCGGTGCGGATGCGCTGGTCGGTTACGAGCATCCGCACTTCGGCCGTTGGGCGGCCGTGACCAGCCGCGTGCACGGCATCGGCCGCGTCACCGTGGTGGGCACGGTGCCCAACCAGGCGCTGGCGCACTCCCTGGCCGCCTGGCTGGTCCCCGAACCGGTGGCCGGCTGGACCGGACTGCCCGAGAGCGTCACCGTGACGACCTCGAGCGCGCCGGACGGCTCCCGGGTGTACTTCGTGCACAACTGGTCGTGGACCCCGGCCACTCTCACCGCTCCCGCCCAGCTCAGCGACCTCATCTCGGGTAGCGCCCTCGATCACGGTTCCACCGTGGAGCTGGGCGCCTGGGACGTGCGCGTGTTCACCGACAGCGCCGCCGAATAG